From Streptomyces sp. NBC_00370, a single genomic window includes:
- a CDS encoding 4-hydroxybenzoate 3-monooxygenase, whose amino-acid sequence MTEELGDGFTVVVVGAGPAGLTAAVLLQTSGIRTVVLERQSRSYVEGRQRAGIVDTSAVRMFQEWGLADEVLGGIPFDGVLEVRVDGRSRFIDEGDIGDGVKARLCPQQVLVKRLATRYLQGGGDLRFEAAAVALSGIDGERPTVTYRDADGVSHSLAADFVAGCDGDRGVSRQAMPEGSQLTYPYDHGVAHLTVLAEAPPPARPLLAVSTHGYAAHFPRGPHASRFYVQCSPDDQVADWPHDRIWDQLRARLGRADLAGGPINDLEVFRLRSVMREPISHGRLFLLGDAAHVISPMGAKGMNLALYEADVFARAVGDFVRGDGAALAAYSQVCVERSWNYQEFSHWMTEMLHDSGDTSRVGPFRGRMARARLERLFTSGRASAAFAELMAGLG is encoded by the coding sequence GTGACCGAGGAGTTGGGCGACGGGTTCACGGTCGTGGTCGTCGGGGCGGGCCCTGCGGGCCTCACCGCCGCGGTGCTGTTGCAGACGTCAGGCATCCGGACCGTCGTGCTGGAGCGGCAGTCCCGCTCCTACGTCGAGGGCAGACAGCGCGCCGGCATCGTCGACACGAGCGCGGTGCGGATGTTCCAGGAATGGGGACTGGCGGACGAGGTACTGGGCGGGATCCCGTTCGACGGGGTCCTGGAGGTACGGGTCGACGGCCGCAGCCGCTTCATCGACGAGGGCGACATCGGCGACGGCGTGAAGGCGCGGCTCTGCCCCCAACAGGTCCTGGTCAAGCGGCTCGCCACCAGGTATCTCCAGGGCGGCGGGGACCTGCGGTTCGAGGCGGCTGCGGTGGCGCTGTCCGGGATCGACGGCGAGCGGCCCACCGTCACCTACCGTGACGCGGACGGCGTGTCGCACTCGCTCGCCGCCGATTTCGTCGCGGGCTGTGACGGCGACCGGGGCGTGTCCCGGCAGGCCATGCCCGAGGGCAGCCAGCTGACGTATCCGTACGACCACGGCGTCGCCCATCTCACCGTCCTGGCCGAAGCCCCGCCCCCGGCCCGTCCGTTGCTCGCGGTGAGTACGCACGGCTACGCCGCCCACTTCCCGCGCGGCCCGCACGCCAGCCGTTTCTACGTCCAGTGCTCCCCGGACGACCAGGTGGCGGACTGGCCGCACGACAGGATCTGGGACCAGCTGCGCGCCCGGCTCGGCCGGGCGGATCTGGCCGGAGGACCCATCAACGACCTGGAGGTCTTCCGGCTCAGAAGCGTCATGCGTGAACCGATCAGCCACGGCCGGCTCTTCCTGCTGGGCGACGCCGCCCATGTCATCTCACCCATGGGCGCCAAGGGCATGAACCTCGCGCTGTACGAGGCCGACGTCTTCGCCCGCGCCGTCGGGGACTTCGTCCGGGGCGACGGCGCGGCGCTGGCCGCCTACTCCCAGGTGTGTGTCGAACGGTCCTGGAACTACCAGGAGTTCTCGCACTGGATGACGGAGATGCTGCACGACTCCGGCGACACCTCACGCGTCGGCCCGTTCCGCGGACGCATGGCGCGCGCCAGACTGGAGCGGCTGTTCACATCAGGACGCGCCTCCGCCGCGTTCGCCGAGCTGATGGCGGGCCTGGGCTGA
- a CDS encoding ABC-F family ATP-binding cassette domain-containing protein: MATPITSGASVTCSALSYRWADGTGVFDGLNLSIGRGRNGLVGDNGSGKSTLLRLLAGQLRPSQGSVTVAGSLAYLPQNLTLDTAMRVDQALGIAERRSAVRAVEAGDVRDEHFETIGDDWDVEERALATLGSLGLDEVELDRTVGEMSGGETVLLRLAALLLERPDVLLLDEPTNNLDLFARRRLYEAVDSWRSGVLVVVSHDRDLLERVDRIAELRSGSVSWYGGGWSAYQEARATEQEAAGRTLRSAEADVRRQKRELEETQVKLARRQRNNKKMDGQRRASRIVAGELKRSSQESGDKLRGVHEDRLNEARERREEAADAVRAEAEIRVSLPHTAVPAGRTVLSLRDLRPRFGKLVSGDLEVHGPERIALVGRNGAGKTTLLRTLTGELAPVSGEARTFVPLRFLPQRLDVLDDELSVAANVARLAPGVTDNHIRSQLARFLFKGARAEQPAGTLSGGERFRAALAAMMLAAPAPQLLMLDEPTNNLDMASVRQLTSALGSYEGALLIAGHDLAFLESIGVTRWLLLAEDLQDVAADEVRDLL, from the coding sequence ATGGCGACACCCATCACATCCGGCGCTTCCGTGACCTGCTCCGCCCTGTCCTACCGATGGGCGGACGGCACGGGCGTCTTCGACGGACTCAACCTCTCCATCGGCCGTGGCCGTAACGGTCTGGTCGGTGACAACGGCTCCGGCAAATCCACCCTGCTGCGGCTGCTGGCCGGTCAACTGCGCCCCTCTCAGGGGTCGGTGACCGTGGCGGGGAGCCTGGCGTACCTTCCGCAGAACCTCACCCTCGACACGGCCATGCGCGTCGACCAGGCCCTGGGCATCGCCGAACGTCGGTCGGCGGTACGCGCCGTCGAGGCCGGGGACGTACGCGACGAGCACTTCGAGACGATCGGCGACGACTGGGACGTCGAGGAGCGGGCCCTGGCGACCCTGGGCTCGCTCGGCCTCGACGAGGTCGAACTGGACCGTACCGTCGGCGAGATGTCCGGCGGCGAGACCGTGCTGCTGCGGCTGGCCGCGCTGCTGCTGGAGCGCCCTGACGTGCTGCTGCTGGACGAACCGACCAACAACCTCGACCTGTTCGCGCGCCGCCGACTCTACGAGGCCGTGGACTCGTGGCGTTCGGGCGTCCTGGTCGTCGTCAGTCACGACCGGGACCTGCTCGAACGTGTCGACCGGATCGCCGAGCTGCGCTCCGGGTCGGTCAGCTGGTACGGGGGCGGCTGGTCGGCGTACCAGGAGGCGCGGGCCACCGAACAGGAGGCGGCGGGGCGGACGTTGCGGTCGGCCGAGGCGGACGTACGGCGGCAGAAGCGCGAGTTGGAGGAGACCCAGGTGAAACTGGCCCGCCGGCAGCGGAACAACAAGAAGATGGACGGCCAGCGGCGGGCATCCAGGATCGTCGCCGGCGAGCTGAAGCGGTCCTCGCAGGAGTCGGGCGACAAGCTGCGCGGGGTGCACGAGGACAGGCTCAACGAGGCGCGTGAGCGCCGCGAGGAAGCGGCGGACGCGGTCCGCGCCGAGGCGGAGATCCGGGTGAGTCTGCCGCACACCGCGGTCCCGGCAGGCCGTACCGTCCTGAGCCTGCGTGACCTGCGGCCCCGGTTCGGCAAACTCGTCTCGGGCGATCTGGAGGTGCACGGGCCCGAGCGCATCGCCCTTGTCGGGCGCAACGGCGCGGGCAAGACCACGTTGCTGCGCACGCTCACCGGCGAGCTGGCCCCGGTGTCCGGTGAGGCCAGGACGTTCGTGCCGCTGCGCTTCCTGCCGCAGCGGCTCGACGTGCTGGACGACGAGCTGAGCGTCGCGGCCAACGTGGCCCGGCTGGCGCCCGGTGTCACCGACAACCACATCCGCTCACAGCTCGCCCGCTTCCTCTTCAAGGGGGCGCGCGCGGAACAGCCGGCCGGCACCCTGTCCGGCGGCGAGCGCTTCCGCGCCGCGCTCGCCGCGATGATGCTGGCGGCCCCGGCGCCCCAGCTGCTGATGCTGGACGAGCCGACCAACAACCTCGACATGGCAAGCGTGCGTCAGCTGACGAGCGCGCTCGGCTCGTACGAGGGCGCTCTGCTGATCGCGGGGCACGACCTGGCGTTCCTGGAGTCGATCGGCGTCACCCGCTGGCTGCTGCTCGCGGAGGATCTCCAGGATGTCGCCGCCGACGAGGTGCGGGACCTGCTCTGA
- a CDS encoding phospholipid carrier-dependent glycosyltransferase, giving the protein MTQQAYPWHRFGRPRWLGRWRLPLAVCVLLAGMAVAMVTTAVEQTPTIDEPVYVGTAVVYAQQHSLRYNPEHPPLGKLIIAAGTAFARPHLDPAFTGDQTALGRRLLYESGNDPWRLMLLARLPVIALTLLFGLVVLAFARDLTGPVGGLLALALYVFSPDLIAHGSLATLDVPAAAFLLTSVWLLWRARLRPYRYLPLAGLAIGAAAATKMSALPAVPVLLLLVVLSVWRGRRSQDPDRPGAARILAYGVAAAAGVAVLALAVVWVSYLAVDPRLRWTTPGDVPAVHGLRGLAVDLLPLPEPYRDGLRVQFGFEDTTFGGFLFGRHYQGNLWYYVPAALLVKTPLGLLALWAAGAAALLRSGRLRPAVPYVLVPAALLLAVAMTGARDFGTRYVIFLPMFLAVAAAGVTVVRLRWAQVAVWAAVLFAVVSSLRTFPYYLPYSNEAFGGPAETHLRLHDSNVDWGQDLGRLADRLRERYPGERIWLVYKGSGVPSFYGIEASDPRRTPPDEVRGLLVVSDSSVAKAEGRLAALIRSSEPIDEVGHSITVYRRPS; this is encoded by the coding sequence ATGACGCAACAGGCGTACCCGTGGCACCGGTTCGGCCGGCCGCGGTGGCTCGGCCGGTGGCGGCTGCCGCTCGCCGTGTGCGTGCTGCTCGCCGGGATGGCCGTGGCGATGGTCACCACCGCCGTCGAGCAGACCCCGACCATCGACGAACCGGTCTACGTCGGCACAGCGGTGGTCTACGCACAGCAGCACAGCCTCCGGTACAACCCCGAACACCCGCCGCTGGGCAAGCTGATCATCGCGGCCGGGACCGCCTTCGCCCGTCCCCACCTCGATCCGGCTTTCACGGGCGACCAGACGGCGCTCGGAAGACGGTTGCTGTACGAATCGGGCAACGACCCCTGGCGGCTGATGCTGCTGGCGCGGCTGCCGGTGATCGCGCTGACCCTGCTCTTCGGACTGGTCGTTCTCGCCTTCGCGCGTGATCTCACCGGTCCCGTCGGCGGGCTGCTGGCGCTCGCGCTGTACGTGTTCTCGCCCGACCTGATCGCGCACGGATCGCTGGCCACCCTCGACGTACCGGCGGCCGCCTTCCTGCTGACGTCGGTATGGCTGCTGTGGCGGGCGCGGCTGCGGCCGTACCGCTACCTGCCGCTCGCCGGGCTCGCGATCGGCGCGGCGGCGGCCACGAAGATGAGCGCACTGCCCGCCGTGCCGGTGCTGCTGCTCCTCGTCGTCCTGTCGGTGTGGCGGGGCCGCCGGTCGCAGGACCCGGACCGGCCCGGAGCGGCGCGGATCCTGGCGTACGGCGTGGCTGCGGCGGCCGGTGTCGCGGTCCTCGCTCTCGCCGTGGTGTGGGTGAGCTATCTCGCCGTCGACCCCCGGCTGCGCTGGACGACACCCGGGGACGTGCCGGCCGTCCACGGGCTGCGCGGACTCGCCGTGGACCTGCTGCCGCTGCCGGAACCGTACCGGGACGGTCTGCGCGTCCAGTTCGGCTTCGAGGACACCACGTTCGGCGGGTTCCTCTTCGGCAGGCACTACCAGGGCAATCTCTGGTACTACGTCCCGGCAGCGCTGCTGGTGAAGACGCCGCTCGGACTGCTCGCCCTGTGGGCGGCCGGTGCGGCGGCGCTGCTGCGGTCGGGCCGGCTGCGGCCCGCCGTGCCGTACGTCCTCGTCCCCGCCGCCCTGCTGCTGGCGGTGGCCATGACCGGGGCGCGGGACTTCGGCACGCGCTACGTCATCTTCCTGCCGATGTTCCTGGCCGTGGCCGCCGCCGGTGTGACGGTCGTACGGCTGCGGTGGGCGCAGGTCGCCGTCTGGGCGGCTGTCCTGTTCGCCGTGGTCAGTTCGCTGCGTACGTTCCCGTACTACCTGCCGTACTCCAACGAGGCGTTCGGCGGTCCTGCCGAGACCCATCTGCGGCTGCACGACTCGAACGTCGACTGGGGCCAGGACCTGGGCCGGCTCGCCGACCGGCTGCGCGAGCGGTATCCGGGCGAGCGGATCTGGCTCGTCTACAAGGGCAGCGGCGTGCCGTCCTTCTACGGCATCGAAGCCTCCGACCCGCGCCGCACACCCCCCGACGAGGTGCGCGGACTGCTCGTCGTCTCGGACTCGTCGGTCGCCAAGGCCGAAGGCCGGCTGGCGGCACTGATCAGGAGCAGCGAGCCGATCGACGAGGTCGGCCACTCGATCACGGTCTACCGCCGCCCGTCCTGA
- a CDS encoding DNA polymerase ligase N-terminal domain-containing protein produces the protein MADEPDKLGRYRDKRHFGATDEPRGADAPSGDDPSFVIQIHDASTMHFDFRLEVDGVLKSWSVPKGPPAEPSEKRLAVPTEDHPLEYREYEGVIAGGQYGAGAVIVWDQGTYRPLGDGGDPDSFRRALEHGHASFRLYGTKLRGAFALTRFRDGTGPEKEAWLLVRKKTGTDGAPHGSAAPDPRRARSARTGRTLHQVAEETARERDEE, from the coding sequence GTGGCCGACGAGCCCGACAAGCTGGGGCGGTACCGCGACAAGCGGCACTTCGGCGCGACCGACGAGCCGCGCGGTGCGGACGCGCCGTCCGGGGACGATCCGTCGTTCGTGATCCAGATCCATGACGCAAGCACCATGCACTTCGACTTCCGGCTGGAGGTGGACGGTGTGCTGAAATCCTGGTCGGTGCCGAAGGGACCGCCCGCTGAGCCGAGCGAAAAGCGGCTGGCCGTGCCCACGGAGGACCATCCGCTGGAGTACCGGGAGTACGAGGGTGTCATCGCCGGTGGCCAGTACGGCGCGGGCGCGGTCATCGTCTGGGACCAGGGCACCTACCGGCCGCTCGGGGACGGCGGGGACCCGGACTCCTTCCGGCGCGCGCTGGAGCACGGGCACGCGTCGTTCCGGCTGTACGGGACGAAGCTGCGCGGCGCTTTCGCCCTCACCCGGTTCCGGGACGGGACGGGTCCGGAGAAGGAGGCCTGGCTGCTGGTGAGGAAGAAGACCGGCACCGACGGCGCCCCGCACGGCTCGGCCGCGCCCGACCCGCGGCGGGCCCGCTCGGCGCGTACCGGCAGGACGCTGCACCAGGTGGCCGAGGAGACGGCGCGGGAGCGGGACGAGGAGTGA
- a CDS encoding ATP-dependent Clp protease ATP-binding subunit, with translation MSSGFMGPEGPGGPDSFGDFLARFLGGSSGQGGGPHSIPERADIARLMSEPARELVATAATYAARHGSTELGTEHLLRAALATEPTRALLQQAGADPDALAADIDRTAGSGPQQSTVAATPAVKRALLGAHELARATGASYIGPEHVLGALAANPDSAAGRILNVLRLGGQATTESGGAHGIGAQPWPGAPAGQEQPSGHGQDTPTLDKYSRDLTDLARNGRIDPVIGREEQIEQTIEVLSRRGKNNPVLIGDAGVGKTAIVEGLAQRITDGDVPDTLLGRRVISLDLSGVVAGTRYRGDFEERLNAIIEEIRGHSDALIVFIDELHTVVGAGGGGSEGGSMEASNMLKPALARGELHVIGATTLGEYRRYIEKDAALARRFQPILVPEPTVADTVEILRGLQDRYEAHHQVRYTGDALVAAVELSDRYITDRFLPDKAIDLIDQAGARVRLRSRTKGPDVRDLEREAEQLVRDKDQAVASEQYERATELRDRVNDIVEQIATRDGESTEQSGDGRIVEVTAEDIAEVVSRQTGIPVSSLTEEEKTRLLGLADRLHARVVGQDDAVTAVSEAVLRSRTGLADPNRPIGSFLFLGPTGVGKTELARALAEALFGSEDRMVRLDMSEYQERHTVSRLVGSPPGYVGHEDAGQLTEAVRRHPYSLLLLDEVEKAHPDVFNLLLQVLDEGHLTDAQGRRVDFKNTVVVMTSNLGSEALSGGRGALGFGPPDEGATDTAARERAMSTLREHFRPEFLNRLDDVIVFHRLTDEQLREVTGLLLDATRDRLRAQHIDIEFSEPALDWLSRRGRQPEYGARPLRRTIQREIDNELSRLLLDGALASGDRVRVEVEDDKPAFRVLPRTE, from the coding sequence ATGAGCAGCGGATTCATGGGTCCGGAGGGCCCCGGCGGCCCGGACTCGTTCGGCGATTTCCTGGCCCGCTTCCTCGGCGGTTCGTCAGGCCAGGGCGGTGGGCCGCACTCGATACCGGAGCGCGCCGACATCGCCCGGCTGATGAGCGAGCCGGCCCGCGAGCTGGTGGCCACGGCCGCGACGTACGCGGCGCGGCACGGCAGTACGGAGCTGGGTACGGAGCACCTGCTGCGCGCCGCACTGGCGACCGAGCCGACGCGGGCGCTGCTCCAGCAGGCGGGGGCGGATCCCGACGCGCTGGCAGCAGACATCGACCGCACGGCGGGTTCGGGGCCGCAGCAGTCGACCGTCGCCGCCACCCCCGCCGTCAAGCGCGCGCTTCTCGGCGCCCACGAGCTGGCGCGCGCCACCGGCGCCTCCTACATCGGTCCTGAACACGTCCTGGGAGCGCTGGCCGCCAACCCCGACTCGGCAGCCGGCCGCATCCTCAACGTGCTGCGCCTCGGCGGACAGGCCACGACGGAGAGCGGGGGCGCGCACGGCATCGGAGCCCAGCCGTGGCCCGGTGCGCCCGCCGGCCAGGAACAGCCGTCCGGGCACGGCCAGGACACCCCGACCCTCGACAAGTACAGCCGCGACCTCACCGACCTCGCGCGCAACGGCCGCATCGACCCGGTCATCGGGCGTGAGGAGCAGATCGAGCAGACGATCGAGGTGCTGTCCCGCAGGGGCAAGAACAACCCGGTGCTCATCGGGGACGCCGGGGTCGGCAAGACGGCGATCGTGGAGGGCCTGGCCCAGCGCATCACCGACGGGGACGTCCCCGACACGCTCCTCGGCAGGCGGGTCATCTCGCTCGACCTGTCCGGCGTCGTCGCCGGCACCCGCTACCGGGGTGACTTCGAGGAGCGGCTGAACGCCATCATCGAGGAGATACGCGGGCACTCCGACGCCCTGATCGTCTTCATCGACGAGTTGCACACCGTCGTCGGCGCGGGCGGCGGCGGCTCCGAGGGCGGGTCGATGGAGGCGAGCAACATGCTCAAGCCCGCCCTGGCCCGCGGTGAGCTGCATGTCATCGGCGCCACGACACTGGGGGAGTACCGCAGGTACATCGAGAAGGACGCCGCGCTCGCCCGCCGTTTCCAGCCCATCCTCGTCCCCGAACCGACCGTCGCCGACACGGTGGAGATCCTGCGGGGGCTGCAGGACCGCTACGAGGCGCACCACCAGGTGCGCTACACCGGCGACGCGCTGGTCGCCGCCGTCGAGCTGTCCGACCGCTACATCACCGACCGGTTCCTGCCCGACAAGGCGATCGACCTGATCGACCAGGCCGGCGCCCGGGTACGGCTGCGTTCGCGCACCAAGGGCCCCGACGTACGCGATCTGGAACGCGAGGCCGAACAGCTCGTCAGGGACAAGGACCAGGCCGTCGCCTCCGAGCAGTACGAGCGCGCCACCGAACTCCGCGACCGCGTCAACGACATCGTCGAGCAGATCGCGACGCGCGACGGCGAGAGCACGGAGCAGTCCGGCGACGGCCGGATCGTCGAGGTCACGGCCGAGGACATCGCCGAGGTCGTCTCGCGGCAGACCGGGATCCCGGTGAGCAGCCTGACCGAGGAGGAGAAGACCCGCCTCCTCGGCCTGGCCGACCGGTTGCACGCGCGCGTCGTCGGACAGGACGACGCGGTGACCGCCGTGTCCGAGGCGGTCCTGCGCTCCCGTACCGGGCTCGCCGACCCCAACCGCCCGATCGGCAGCTTCCTGTTCCTCGGCCCGACCGGGGTCGGCAAGACCGAACTGGCGCGGGCGCTCGCCGAGGCGCTGTTCGGCAGCGAGGACCGCATGGTGCGGCTCGACATGAGCGAGTACCAGGAACGGCACACCGTCAGCAGGCTGGTCGGCTCGCCGCCCGGATACGTCGGACACGAGGACGCGGGCCAGCTGACCGAGGCGGTCCGGCGCCATCCGTACTCGCTGCTGCTGCTCGACGAGGTCGAGAAGGCCCACCCGGACGTCTTCAACCTGCTGCTCCAGGTGCTGGACGAAGGGCATCTGACGGACGCCCAGGGGCGCCGCGTCGACTTCAAGAACACCGTCGTCGTCATGACCAGCAACCTGGGATCCGAAGCGCTCAGCGGCGGCCGTGGCGCGCTCGGCTTCGGGCCGCCCGACGAAGGCGCCACGGACACCGCGGCGCGCGAGCGCGCGATGAGCACCCTGCGCGAGCACTTCCGCCCCGAGTTCCTGAACCGGCTCGACGATGTGATCGTCTTCCACCGGCTCACCGACGAACAGCTCCGGGAGGTCACCGGACTGCTCCTCGACGCGACCCGCGACAGGCTGCGCGCCCAGCACATCGACATCGAGTTCTCCGAGCCGGCCCTCGACTGGCTGAGCCGCCGTGGCCGTCAGCCCGAGTACGGGGCCAGGCCGCTGCGCCGTACGATCCAGCGCGAGATCGACAACGAGCTGTCCCGGCTCCTCCTCGACGGCGCACTGGCGTCGGGCGACCGGGTGCGGGTGGAGGTGGAGGACGACAAGCCCGCGTTCCGTGTCCTGCCGAGAACTGAATGA
- a CDS encoding DUF6479 family protein: protein MNSTHWDLASSPGLTGVILPVVGLVVVVVLIAAVVWGRRSKAAEARPPRPEEQPRLPESGPVGEVMEEREPNEVPRQEHDRLTPTQLGGTSPVRPGDRKDSDDPGH from the coding sequence ATGAACTCGACGCATTGGGACCTTGCTTCATCTCCCGGCCTGACCGGCGTCATCCTGCCCGTGGTGGGTCTTGTCGTGGTGGTCGTCCTCATCGCGGCCGTCGTCTGGGGACGGCGTTCGAAGGCGGCCGAAGCCCGGCCGCCGCGCCCCGAGGAACAGCCGCGACTGCCGGAGAGCGGCCCGGTCGGCGAGGTCATGGAGGAGCGCGAGCCGAACGAGGTGCCCCGCCAGGAGCACGACAGGCTGACCCCGACCCAGCTGGGCGGCACCAGCCCCGTGCGTCCCGGCGATCGCAAGGACTCCGACGACCCCGGCCACTGA
- a CDS encoding maleylpyruvate isomerase family mycothiol-dependent enzyme produces the protein METEWDWLGPPLDVRPLFPVERGALVELLSGLDSADWSRGTGCPGWSVRDVAAHVLHDQIRRLSAGRDGHPGGVFGTGETVAEFVNRTNEEFVRTARQFSPRLVAGLLADLGAQLDDFWAVRDLSAPAGTGVSWAVPEGRSPAWLDIAREYTEFWVHQQQIRDAVGRPGAAEPALLRPVLDTFLRALPLTLRHAPAAAGAVVRVGVPGPAGGRWTAVRGPRRWALAESGAPAAAEVEIEADCLWRLATRGITPDEARGRTTARGDMALVAAVLEIVSIVR, from the coding sequence ATGGAAACGGAGTGGGACTGGCTGGGACCGCCGCTGGACGTACGGCCGCTCTTCCCCGTCGAGCGCGGGGCGCTGGTCGAGCTGCTGTCCGGGCTGGATTCCGCCGACTGGTCCCGGGGGACCGGCTGTCCGGGCTGGTCGGTGCGGGATGTGGCGGCGCACGTGCTGCACGACCAGATCAGACGGCTGTCGGCCGGGCGTGACGGACACCCCGGGGGTGTCTTCGGCACCGGCGAGACAGTGGCGGAGTTCGTGAACCGTACGAACGAGGAATTCGTACGCACCGCGCGGCAGTTCAGCCCACGGCTGGTGGCCGGTCTGCTGGCGGACCTGGGCGCTCAGCTGGATGACTTCTGGGCGGTTCGCGACCTGTCCGCGCCGGCCGGGACGGGTGTCTCGTGGGCGGTACCGGAGGGGCGGTCGCCCGCGTGGCTGGACATCGCGCGGGAGTACACCGAGTTCTGGGTGCACCAGCAGCAGATCCGTGACGCGGTCGGGCGTCCGGGCGCCGCTGAGCCTGCCCTGCTCCGCCCCGTCCTGGACACCTTCCTGCGGGCGCTGCCGCTGACCCTCCGCCATGCCCCGGCCGCCGCGGGAGCCGTCGTCCGTGTCGGTGTGCCGGGCCCGGCGGGCGGTCGGTGGACGGCCGTTCGCGGGCCGCGGCGATGGGCACTGGCGGAGAGCGGCGCCCCGGCGGCGGCCGAGGTGGAGATCGAGGCGGACTGTCTGTGGCGGCTCGCCACCCGTGGCATCACACCGGACGAGGCACGTGGCCGCACGACGGCGCGCGGGGACATGGCCCTCGTCGCCGCCGTGCTGGAGATCGTCTCGATCGTTCGGTAA
- a CDS encoding DUF1707 SHOCT-like domain-containing protein, with translation MSGELVPGRGELRASHEDRDRIVERLRVAAGDGRLTAEELDQRLDVALTARTLGELDTLVVDLPVTGPGSWAGAAAAPKDLSRIEVNSSSTKRVGVWTVPRRMEIQVKSGSVVLDLTTAVITLPTLEIDATVQSGSMTLVVPPDVFVDVDEVAVKSGHVSNKASLDTSLPVRLHVRVTGKVGSGTLTVRPPRPPRRGFWQWLLRRPRPRPALDTKY, from the coding sequence ATGTCTGGTGAACTGGTGCCCGGTCGTGGCGAACTGCGCGCTTCCCATGAGGATCGGGACCGGATCGTGGAGCGGCTGCGGGTAGCGGCGGGGGACGGCCGGCTGACCGCGGAAGAGCTGGACCAGCGGCTCGACGTCGCCCTGACCGCCCGTACGCTCGGCGAGCTCGACACGCTGGTCGTGGACCTGCCGGTGACCGGACCCGGATCGTGGGCCGGCGCGGCCGCGGCGCCGAAGGACCTCTCGCGGATCGAGGTCAACAGCAGCAGCACGAAGCGGGTCGGCGTCTGGACCGTCCCGCGGCGTATGGAGATCCAGGTCAAGAGCGGCTCCGTCGTGCTGGACCTCACCACAGCCGTCATCACGCTGCCCACACTGGAGATCGACGCCACGGTCCAGAGCGGCTCGATGACGCTGGTGGTGCCGCCGGACGTGTTCGTGGACGTCGACGAGGTGGCGGTGAAGAGCGGGCATGTGAGCAACAAGGCATCGCTCGACACCTCTCTGCCGGTACGGCTGCATGTGCGGGTGACCGGAAAGGTGGGCAGCGGCACGCTGACGGTACGACCGCCCAGGCCGCCGCGCCGTGGTTTCTGGCAGTGG